The Edwardsiella tarda ATCC 15947 = NBRC 105688 region GGTACACGCTCCTTAGCGGTCTTTCGGGTCGAGGGCATCACGCAAGCCATCGCCGATAAAGTTAAAACAAAACAGGGTGATCACCAGGAAGGCGGCCGGAAAGATCAATAACCAGGGGGAAACTTCCATCGAATTGGCGCCGTCGCTTAGCAACGCCCCCCAACTGCTGAGCGGCTCCTGCGTCCCCAGACCGAGGAAGCTTAAGAACGATTCGAACAGGATCATGCCGGGCACCAACAGCGAGGCGTAGACCACCACCACCCCCAGTACGTTCGGCACCACGTGGCGCAGGATGATGCGCCCGGTACTCACCCCGCCGACCTGCGCCGCCTCGATGAACTCCTTACGTTTCAAACTCAGCGTCTGGCCACGCACGATACGCGCCATATCCAACCAGGAAACCATGCCGATGGCGATGAAGATCAACAGGATATTCTGACCAAAGAAGGTGACCAACAGAATGACGAAGAACATGAAGGGAAAGGAGTTCAGGATCTCCAGCAGACGCATCATCACCGAGTCGACCTTCCCCCCCAGGTAGCCGGAGAGCGCGCCGTACAGCGTGCCGACCACCACC contains the following coding sequences:
- the oppC gene encoding oligopeptide ABC transporter permease OppC, with amino-acid sequence MRVNKSNAAAVERFSEQLDVEGRSLWQDARRRFMHNRAALISLVVLALIALFVVLAPMLSSFAYDDTDWNMMSSAPALEGGHYFGTDSSGRDLLVRVAIGGRISLMVGIAAALVAVVVGTLYGALSGYLGGKVDSVMMRLLEILNSFPFMFFVILLVTFFGQNILLIFIAIGMVSWLDMARIVRGQTLSLKRKEFIEAAQVGGVSTGRIILRHVVPNVLGVVVVYASLLVPGMILFESFLSFLGLGTQEPLSSWGALLSDGANSMEVSPWLLIFPAAFLVITLFCFNFIGDGLRDALDPKDR